In Setaria viridis chromosome 5, Setaria_viridis_v4.0, whole genome shotgun sequence, the genomic stretch AGATCCACCTAGCTCCaccatagagctgctccaccgtgAATCTGAAATCTCAAAAAgcgtttggtacagctccaCTCTTATCTTTGTCTCACTGGCAATTTGGACCCATGCAtcagaattaaaaaaaagaaaaaaatgtctTCTTCACGGCGAGTGTGACCTCTCCACGCCTCCGCTGCCTTCCCTGCCGAGCGCTGCCGCGCCTGCGGACCCGCTGCTCTCCTGCGCTCCGTCGGCAAgggcgggcggggctctggcggcagAGACGGGCAGGGCTGGGGCGGTAGGGGCGCGTGGGGCTCGGCAGTAGGGGCGCGCGGGGCTCCGGCAGGGCGGCCTCCAatggcaggggcgggcggggctccggcggggCGGACTTCGGCGGCAGAGGCGGGCGGGGCTCCGACGGTAGGGGCGCGCGGGGCTCCGGCGGGGTGGCCTCCAatggcaggggcgggcggggctccAGTGGCAGGGGCGGGCAGGCGCGAacaggggcgggcggggctTTGGCGGGCGGAGCGAGCGTGGCGGGCGGGGCGAGCAGAGGCGAGCGGGGCTCCGGCGGGtaggggcgggcggcgctccggcgggcAGGGGTGGACAACGACGGAAGAGGAAGGACTCCAGTGTGTCgcacggagaagaagaaaaagaaatagaacgaaccggtcattttccactaatgagtggcagtggtgggtaattctctccaactccaccaaatttgatttcgtggagcaccccctgaggtgctccaccaaatccatggatctgggggtagatccaccgttttcgtggagcagctctgcggtggagttgctggagctaaaACCGTTTGGCTAGAAAAATCGGGAGCGGAGCTGTTTTTGAGGATCTGGAGCTAcatggagctctgccaaacaggccctaaaaatTTCTGTGATGAGCTGTGAATCACACGCCTGACTTGGGtggtctttttttaaaaaaattaagacTTGGGTGTTGTACCTTCTTGAATGCACACCATATATATGCGGCTTGTTTGCAGCTGCATGTGCGTGTGCATGTAGGCTATGTTCTTACTTCTGCTTGAGCTTGCCtgcgtgtatataaggccggtcTCCATGGAGTTAAATtttatgccacatcagcaattttgcttaCGAGATCATTTATGAGGAGAGTTTTCATCGATGTGAGAGAAGTTCTATCCCCGTGACACTCCACTAGTATAGTAGTTACCTAATTATCAGTCTTGTAACTATACAGTAGAACTGTacactgagactggcctaatGCTCAAACCAAAATAGCTTGGAGTACAAAATAGCTTAAACCAAAGTAAGCAACGGTTCAATTGAAGGCTCGTAGATGTACTGCTATCGTACCCCCATATTCAATTTCTTCTTGTGTTTTGTACTTGctcgttcctttttttttcccgaacaGCGCAAGAAAAGTAATTATGCTGCACCTGAAATAATTTGTTCTTGTTAAACAAAATGGGCTTAACGCCGCTGTTTCCGTGTTCAATCGGTTTTACCACTGCCATTTTCTCCCCGCTCTTTCACGTCAGTACTCCCCTCTCGCGTGTTCAAAGTGCGATTTCTTATAATTTGCACGCGGCAAAGTTTTCAAAAGGACGGGTGGACCAAACTTTTACCTTGCTCTGCACTCTGCTTTCCTCTCCACTTCGAACAAGGCAAAACTGGAAACAAATGATCTTCCCGTTCCACTTCATTTCCACCTGCAATTTTAATCTGCTCCTGGCGTACCACAGTGCTGATGAATTCCTTTGCAAATTGAGCCGCTGATGATCGGTTGAGATTCAGAACCGAAATCCTAGTGCTACCACTTGGGCTTCTCAACTCTGGTCTTTCAGATTTTGACGACAGAACAATGAAGGATCCAAATGggccctttttttctttctttatttccgTTCCCTTGCCACCACCGTTGACGACATTCTATAACCTGTGGCGCAGTGGCGGACGTGTGCAGCATGGCGTGTTCGATCCTGCAGGTGCGTGCATGCTGTTGTTCTCCGGGAATGGCTCGCCTGCATGTTCACCAGCCTGAGACAGACTGCAGTAGAAAGTGAACGCCACGCATAAAGAAGAAATCCACATTGGCAAGTTGCCTTCCGGGATAATTTCCACCGCGCGCACGGCTGCATCTGCGTTTGGGTTTCATCTTCAGACGAATGCACGGCCTGTTGTATATATGTACTACGAGGCCAGAAATTAGGCACCCGCGCGCTCTCACGCCATGCGTAACAATTCGATCTGCTACTACTAGCGTACTACGACAAGCGGTACCTACCGCTTTCTTCCAGGGTCGTACATACTTGCCGGGGGGGTAAAATGATCTGAAAGTCTCGAGCCCCTCCGAAATGCAAGTTTCTCTTCTGATTTCCAAGCGCCTGATTCACTATAGGTTGCCAAATCATAGGAATTGCACCTTGTGTGCCAAAAAACTGGAGACTGTGGAGTGCGTTTTCAGTCGGAAGTGTGGAAGGAAGATGTTGGATCGCGGCAGGGATGCTGGGATTGTTGCACTTATTTGGTCCAAATGGCTAGCTTTCTTTTGGGTTGTGGAAGGAAGATTCTAAATGTCGTCTTCTCAGTTTTTACGAATTTAGCATCCCAAAAtgagacttttttttatttccaacaATACATTTCCCTGTTGACATTCTGCGTATGCCGTGCTGTTCAAGAATgtaggacctcctaaaatttctatcacatcaaatgtttagatactaattagaagtattcaacatagactaattataaaaccaattacacagatggagactaatttgcgagatgaatctattaagcctaattagtccatgatttgataatatggtgctacagtaagcatgtgctaatgatggattaattaggcttaatagattcatctcgtgaattagcctctatctgtgtaattatAGTTTTATAATTCGCTCATGTTCagttctcctaattaacatccgaatattcgatatgacatgaATAAAGTCCGAACTAAATTACCAAACACCCCATGTTATACGACTTGGAAAGAAAATGGGCGCCCAAAGCCCATGAATTATTTGGCCCTAGCCCAGCCTGGTTAGGCGACGTAGGAGGCCTTTTTCTCCTGCATGGCCTCCGCGATCTTGGACCACTTGGTGCGGGCTGTGATCACCAGCAGCGAGAAGGTTTGGCAAGCCAGCCCGCAGATCAGGCCCACCCACAATCCCTGCACAAAAATAGTTAAGACGCTGATTATTACTGGTGGTGTCTCAGACAGAGTGCAGCTCGCTCGCCGCGTCGAGCCGACACGGCCGCCGCAAATCACCGGGCCCGCAGACTGGTTAATTCGCTCACTGTGTCACAGTATTTTACCTTGGCGTAGAACTTGAGCTTGAAGGCGAAGAGGAGGGCCAGCGGCATGGCGACGAAGTAGTAAGCCACCAGGTTGGTGAGCGCCGCGAGATGCTGCCACCCACAGCCCCTCGACACGCCTGCACGCCGGTTCGTCATTTTCCAGGATTCAGGGAACGCTAATCCACCAGTCACCGGTGGAATACGATGTGTCTGGTGGAAAGGGTGGATCCGGCGACGACGCGTGATCGCCGGCCGGTGGAGCTAGCCCTCACCTGACAGGACGCTCTGCATCGTCTCGAACACGATGGAGACGATCATGAGCGGCGTGATGCCGCCGAACGCCGACACGATCACCGCGCTCCGGCTGAAGAGGCTCGCCCACACGTCGTGCCCGAACGCCAGCAGCAGGACGAAGGCGATGCAGAGGAGCACCGCCAGCTTCATCGTCACCAGCACGGCGTTCTTGGCCTTGTCCACGTTCCCGGCCCCGACCTCATTCGACACCCGGGTGCTGCAAGGTGAGATCGAATAGACCGGGTCACGGTGGGCACAAGGCAACAGCAGCTGAAGCTGATAGTAAATCAAGAGCATGGATGTTGCTAGTCAGATGAAATATAATCGGCAGTACCTCACAGCGGCGCTGAACCCGTACGTGGTCATGTAGCCGATGGCCTCGGTGCTAGTGCTGCACGCGCACATTCCATTGATCAGTTTGTTTCATTTCATGACGAGCCATTGCGTACCATAACTCCTAGCAGCTAGTGATGCAGCTTCAGCCTCGAGATGACTTACCACATGGCGATCAGCGACGTGCTCACCGTGGAATTGGGGAGCaagccggcgacgaggaccaGGAGCTCGAACGCCCAGATCTCCAGGCTGCAACGGGACCACGACGTCGCGCACGTTAAACACGTGCTTTCCGCACACAGCAGCAACACCGGCCGGACCTTAGCCTTGAGCGGAAACACTTACCAGACCATGACGGCGGACGGCACGGCGAGCCTCGCGGTGGGCAGCACGTACATGAATGCCTCGGCGGAGAACCCCGGCCACGTCTCGCGGAACGCCTCCGACCGCAGGATGTACGCGAGCAGCATCAGGCAGGCGACCCAGAAGGTGACCgagatggcggcgggcgcgccggcgagcccgaAGCCGAGAACGTTCACCATCAGGTGCGACAGCACGACGTGGAGCGCGAACGGCGCCACGGAGCAGACGACGAGCGGCACGACGACGGACTGCGTCTGCAGGTAGCGCAGCAGGCACTGGAGGAAGGCGAACGCGAAGAGGCCGGGGACCTGGGGCCGGATgaacgccgccgcctcgcgggCCACCTCGGGGTcctgccggagg encodes the following:
- the LOC117859289 gene encoding protein DETOXIFICATION 19, with translation MSLAPLLGSREPGDDGGGGGQERRPSWRGGAAGGLCASWLGRVVDTEEAWAQLQFAVPMILTSMAYYGIPLVSVMFSGQLGDVQLAGATLGNSWATVTGYALATGLSGALETLCGQAYGARLHRMLGLYLQSSLLLSAAVSALISVLWMFTEPLLLLLRQDPEVAREAAAFIRPQVPGLFAFAFLQCLLRYLQTQSVVVPLVVCSVAPFALHVVLSHLMVNVLGFGLAGAPAAISVTFWVACLMLLAYILRSEAFRETWPGFSAEAFMYVLPTARLAVPSAVMVCLEIWAFELLVLVAGLLPNSTVSTSLIAMCTSTEAIGYMTTYGFSAAVSTRVSNEVGAGNVDKAKNAVLVTMKLAVLLCIAFVLLLAFGHDVWASLFSRSAVIVSAFGGITPLMIVSIVFETMQSVLSGVSRGCGWQHLAALTNLVAYYFVAMPLALLFAFKLKFYAKGLWVGLICGLACQTFSLLVITARTKWSKIAEAMQEKKASYVA